The Pelagibaculum spongiae genome has a segment encoding these proteins:
- the uup gene encoding ATP-binding cassette ATPase Uup: MPLLALDKVFLGYGMQPLLDHVTLSIEPGERIALVGRNGCGKSTLLKVLAGEIVPEEGERRLTKNVRVARLEQDPPWDESSRVFDLVAGGLAETGKLLSRYHQLVDQVAEQPELLDEMEELQHQIEAVDGWGFDQQIERTLTRLQLDGDQLVSNLSGGWRRRVALAATLVSEPDLLLLDEPTNHLDLEAIVWLEEQIVQYPGAIIMISHDRAMLQKMANRVLDLDRGNLTSWECGYQTYIERKEDALHAESMQNAEFDRKLALEETWIRQGIKARRTRNEGRVRALKKMRNEHSDRRHRVGKANIKLDQADKSGKLVMDLQGIGHGYGDKTLIKDFDLTVQRGDRIGLLGPNGAGKSTLLKIMLGKLEPKLGQIALGTKLEIAYFDQMRDLLNEDKSVIDNISQGRDQITIGGKDRHIISYLQDFLFTPERARTPVRALSGGERNRVMLARLFSQPANLLVMDEPTNDLDIETLELLEELLGEFAGTLLLVSHDRQFLDNVVTSMLVFEGEGEIVEVMGGYQDWLRISQIRQQAKVDAEKRQQKQQAQVAAPANKAVAKNGKKKLSYKEQRELEQLPLELEQLEKRLAEIESAMADVEFFKQPREKTDPVIEEQTQVEKKLEVCFERWDELESLKNELQGN; the protein is encoded by the coding sequence ATGCCACTTTTGGCGTTGGATAAGGTTTTTCTTGGCTACGGAATGCAGCCTTTGTTAGACCACGTCACCTTGTCGATAGAACCAGGTGAGCGCATTGCGCTAGTGGGTCGAAATGGTTGCGGTAAGTCGACCCTTTTGAAAGTGTTGGCAGGCGAAATTGTGCCTGAAGAAGGGGAGCGAAGGTTAACCAAAAACGTGCGAGTGGCACGACTTGAGCAAGATCCACCGTGGGATGAATCTTCTCGAGTGTTTGATTTGGTCGCCGGTGGTTTGGCCGAAACGGGTAAATTGTTGTCCCGTTATCACCAGCTGGTAGATCAAGTTGCCGAGCAGCCAGAGCTACTTGATGAAATGGAAGAGCTGCAACATCAAATTGAAGCGGTTGATGGCTGGGGTTTTGACCAGCAAATAGAGCGCACGCTGACTCGTTTGCAGTTAGATGGTGATCAGCTGGTATCCAATCTGTCGGGCGGTTGGCGTCGCCGGGTAGCCTTAGCGGCCACCTTGGTTTCAGAGCCAGATTTATTATTACTCGATGAGCCAACCAACCATTTGGATTTAGAAGCCATTGTTTGGCTGGAAGAGCAAATCGTCCAGTATCCGGGTGCGATCATTATGATCAGTCACGACCGGGCAATGCTGCAGAAAATGGCTAATCGAGTACTCGATCTGGATCGTGGCAATCTCACTAGTTGGGAATGTGGCTACCAGACTTATATTGAACGTAAGGAAGATGCCCTGCATGCAGAGTCAATGCAAAACGCCGAGTTTGACCGCAAATTGGCATTGGAAGAAACCTGGATCAGACAAGGTATTAAGGCCCGTCGCACCCGTAATGAAGGGCGGGTTCGTGCATTAAAGAAAATGCGCAACGAACACTCTGATCGACGTCACCGGGTGGGCAAAGCCAACATCAAACTAGACCAGGCAGACAAGTCTGGAAAGTTGGTGATGGACTTGCAAGGTATTGGTCATGGTTATGGCGATAAAACCTTAATCAAAGATTTTGATTTAACGGTTCAGCGCGGTGATCGAATTGGTTTATTGGGGCCAAATGGTGCTGGTAAATCAACCCTGTTAAAAATAATGCTGGGTAAGCTTGAGCCAAAGCTGGGGCAAATTGCCCTCGGCACTAAGCTTGAGATTGCTTATTTCGATCAGATGCGTGATTTGTTAAATGAAGACAAATCGGTGATCGATAATATTTCCCAAGGGCGCGACCAGATTACCATTGGTGGAAAAGACCGCCATATCATCAGTTATCTGCAAGATTTCCTATTTACTCCTGAGCGCGCCAGAACACCGGTGCGAGCACTTTCTGGTGGTGAGCGAAATCGGGTGATGTTGGCGCGTTTGTTCAGCCAGCCAGCCAACTTGCTAGTAATGGATGAGCCAACCAACGACCTAGATATCGAAACTCTGGAATTGTTGGAAGAATTGTTAGGTGAATTTGCCGGCACGTTATTACTGGTCAGTCACGATCGTCAGTTCCTCGATAACGTGGTCACCAGCATGCTGGTGTTTGAAGGCGAAGGTGAGATTGTTGAAGTAATGGGTGGCTACCAAGATTGGTTGCGCATTTCCCAGATTCGTCAGCAAGCTAAAGTCGATGCCGAAAAGCGTCAGCAAAAGCAGCAGGCTCAAGTGGCTGCACCGGCCAATAAGGCGGTTGCTAAAAATGGCAAGAAAAAGCTCAGCTATAAAGAACAGCGTGAGTTAGAACAATTGCCATTAGAGCTGGAGCAACTAGAAAAACGTTTGGCGGAAATTGAATCGGCAATGGCTGATGTAGAATTTTTCAAACAGCCCCGTGAGAAAACCGACCCGGTGATTGAAGAACAAACTCAGGTTGAGAAAAAACTGGAAGTTTGCTTTGAGCGTTGGGATGAACTGGAAAGCCTCAAGAATGAACTGCAAGGGAATTAA
- a CDS encoding DUF6763 family protein, with protein MSSNTSPVPSIGNWYQNKQDGSIFEVVAVDARDGTIEIQFFNGDITELDVESWVQMQLSYTAEPNDTSGALEPDTMNDDAEFNGDAVNLVLDQEFRSTEGYLDDMDL; from the coding sequence ATGTCTTCCAACACTTCTCCGGTTCCCAGCATTGGTAACTGGTATCAAAACAAGCAAGATGGCAGTATTTTTGAAGTCGTCGCAGTCGACGCTCGAGATGGCACCATCGAAATTCAATTCTTTAATGGCGATATCACAGAACTCGATGTGGAAAGCTGGGTGCAAATGCAGCTGAGTTACACAGCCGAACCCAATGATACCAGCGGCGCATTAGAGCCGGACACCATGAATGATGACGCTGAATTCAATGGCGACGCGGTTAATTTGGTGCTCGACCAAGAGTTCAGGTCAACTGAGGGGTATCTGGATGACATGGATCTTTAA
- a CDS encoding transglycosylase SLT domain-containing protein, whose protein sequence is MRLIVLLVAFLISFNSFAAESQRQLYTRAESALKNGNLKHFRQMQKQLDDYPLAPYLEMKAMQRRFRIKNIKHYQKFIQRYPNTPIASNMKGWLRRHLAKTHQWDLIVKYFKNSKNTEYQCIYLNARLKRKEDPNTIWPDVIPLWITPESLPKQCDPVLAAWKKANQLTDQLLWQRLTASLINSEYALAEYLVKDQPTEARKAISSWVKLFRSPHRINKKRLPQALDSEISLALQDALYKKVIKRTKLDKLPLQLDMLQEKSTIEWTGLPKASRAVALKLALAGEPAADVWLKRSLAQKADPVIQEWYLRWLIGQQDWNTLVDVLAELPESISQTTQWRYWHARALEANGADLTANAIYKEIAKTRNYYGLMASWQLDQPVAVRTENIEQDPQLLQQLSQLPFVERAKEFFLLGQVNKARLEWNAGVRQLPDDQAVDAAQLAISWGWYDRAIFSMRLPGAKDYSDQLDLRFPLAWREPVKQQSIRYELPPALIYAIARLESDFMSDARSPVGAYGLMQLLPGTAKQVARGYAIPLSNRRDLLNPQTNIRLGSAYLHRLSEKFSQNYPLAIAAYNAGPNRVRRWLPDSPMAPDVWIETIPYKETRNYVQNSLIYTAIYQQHLGGQLDPRKMLTTIQPLPQIAKLP, encoded by the coding sequence ATGCGACTCATTGTTCTGCTTGTTGCTTTCTTAATATCTTTTAATAGTTTTGCCGCCGAGTCGCAGCGCCAGTTATACACCAGAGCCGAATCTGCGCTTAAAAATGGCAACCTGAAACATTTCCGACAGATGCAAAAGCAACTAGACGATTACCCACTTGCTCCTTACCTAGAAATGAAAGCGATGCAACGGCGCTTTCGTATTAAAAACATCAAGCATTACCAGAAATTCATTCAGCGTTACCCCAACACCCCAATCGCCAGCAATATGAAAGGCTGGCTAAGGCGGCATTTGGCAAAAACCCATCAATGGGATTTAATCGTTAAGTATTTTAAAAACAGCAAAAATACTGAATACCAGTGCATCTATTTAAATGCCCGCCTCAAGCGCAAAGAAGATCCAAACACTATTTGGCCAGATGTTATTCCGTTATGGATAACGCCTGAATCATTGCCAAAACAATGTGACCCGGTGCTAGCTGCATGGAAAAAAGCCAATCAACTTACTGATCAATTGTTATGGCAACGGCTAACCGCCAGTCTGATTAACAGCGAATATGCGCTAGCTGAATATTTGGTTAAAGATCAACCCACCGAAGCACGCAAAGCGATTAGCAGTTGGGTTAAGTTGTTTCGCTCACCACACCGCATTAACAAAAAGCGTCTGCCACAAGCGCTAGATTCTGAAATATCGCTAGCACTACAAGATGCGCTGTATAAAAAAGTCATTAAAAGAACCAAGCTGGATAAATTGCCGCTACAGCTGGATATGCTGCAGGAAAAATCGACCATTGAATGGACCGGTTTGCCAAAAGCATCTCGCGCAGTGGCGTTAAAACTGGCATTAGCCGGTGAGCCTGCCGCAGATGTCTGGTTAAAGCGTTCACTGGCACAAAAAGCTGACCCAGTAATTCAGGAATGGTATTTACGTTGGTTAATTGGCCAACAAGACTGGAATACTTTGGTCGATGTTTTAGCTGAATTACCTGAATCAATCAGCCAAACCACCCAATGGCGCTATTGGCATGCCAGAGCATTGGAAGCCAATGGCGCTGATTTAACCGCAAACGCTATCTATAAAGAAATTGCTAAAACCCGTAATTACTACGGTTTAATGGCTAGCTGGCAGCTCGATCAACCGGTTGCGGTTAGAACTGAGAATATCGAGCAAGATCCTCAGCTTTTACAACAACTGTCACAACTGCCTTTTGTAGAAAGAGCAAAGGAGTTCTTTTTACTCGGCCAGGTAAATAAAGCCCGTTTAGAGTGGAATGCTGGGGTTAGGCAATTACCCGATGACCAAGCGGTCGATGCCGCTCAGTTAGCAATTAGTTGGGGCTGGTATGATCGGGCTATTTTCTCAATGCGATTGCCCGGCGCAAAAGACTATTCTGATCAATTAGACCTCAGATTCCCATTGGCTTGGCGTGAACCGGTTAAACAGCAATCGATTCGTTACGAGCTACCACCGGCATTAATCTATGCCATTGCCCGACTTGAAAGTGATTTTATGTCAGATGCACGCTCTCCTGTCGGCGCGTATGGTTTAATGCAATTATTGCCAGGTACCGCAAAACAAGTCGCGCGCGGTTATGCAATTCCTTTATCCAATCGCCGCGATTTATTAAACCCGCAAACTAATATTCGTCTCGGCAGTGCTTACCTGCACCGCTTGTCGGAAAAATTCAGCCAGAATTACCCTTTAGCAATTGCCGCTTACAATGCTGGACCTAATCGAGTGCGTCGTTGGTTGCCAGACAGCCCGATGGCACCAGACGTTTGGATTGAAACTATTCCTTACAAAGAAACCCGGAATTACGTTCAAAATTCATTGATTTACACTGCAATTTACCAACAGCATTTGGGCGGCCAACTCGATCCCCGAAAAATGCTCACTACCATTCAACCGCTACCACAAATTGCCAAGCTTCCCTGA
- a CDS encoding glutathione S-transferase N-terminal domain-containing protein, whose protein sequence is MRDRQSLNHRQLAPKLKLFYSAGCPFCIKVFLAMLWLRLQGKLSAVTLANVVRPTVRQQLIDGGGKKQVPCLAITDSQSEKVIWLYESTEIIDWFKRYATRR, encoded by the coding sequence GTGAGAGATAGACAATCTCTAAATCATCGCCAGCTAGCGCCGAAATTGAAATTATTCTATTCGGCTGGCTGCCCCTTTTGTATCAAGGTGTTTTTGGCAATGTTGTGGCTAAGGTTGCAGGGCAAGCTGTCTGCTGTGACCTTGGCGAATGTTGTCCGGCCAACGGTGCGTCAGCAGTTGATTGACGGTGGTGGCAAGAAACAAGTGCCATGTTTGGCAATTACCGATTCACAAAGTGAAAAAGTCATTTGGCTTTATGAATCTACTGAAATTATTGACTGGTTTAAGCGGTATGCAACAAGACGTTAA
- a CDS encoding DUF6531 domain-containing protein, producing MQKLLQTLFLLLALYTTVASSTTITGYGGQTNNGQSLFAQDPWDYCQYLSDKEFGAGKAEINDISFPRKNCKGDNCKLECGINPNNSKKTLIYKATKQSRVCGINQVWSEKAQICSSGKYTSINQVNYGDQSDHISMIEGANSATGNLFLVEPELKWDSIYHGIPFSRFYNSSISQDIGLGAGWSHSYSARLNIGKTSIKVTRPDGQSYRAKKKKQRWKLPDYIHAQLKKNSDNGWTLAMDRRIEKYNTNGLLTSVTFPGQSEIKLSYKKVAENKSGKTMRLDKISQTDTSSLQFGYQDNRLSKISSNNSDVANFIYKNGLLKLTNNQQYKYSQQLPKRITSRTHSGKTQGWKYDQHGRVSQITRPGNSPIKLRYLKGNKTRIKEDDQRQIVSNKLDSLLWYQKAAPSKVVSKKPALGLWPKQLKFNGEDIYLESQNQWLSRYTDSRRDWLFEYNSQRLENFIQKGKTITYQQDETGRFSSVKIDGQATLEVSQHTEQGLPATLSNSNYQLQLEYDNAGRLISAKDPTLLLQIKFQGDYLSSATLNGNSLSFFKTNQGWQWDAGDLGKVTAQTKKDLLSEISVDGDQQKIDQQFKKLSRVITRLSLLSGSFFFPELQQNNLTPLVYSNKAFAKALQPLLSLRPYLFLTNNQLGYLPANRQLKMRVNGDNYTLQYQATGQLQSIVQPDGQQQAMPQRSTDRDTLGRLIKLSLEQSRASNAEQPNTQSTNAQTTNTSRSYVYLHSFSLDDQLSEIITDQHKLLIDKDGDISAQLKQSEKIAQVANKKKRLKDRMLKRYNRLKEDTPALDPTELSPKDQQLWCSGEFRWQDNPELNLENWLSDCR from the coding sequence ATGCAAAAACTTCTACAGACTTTGTTTCTGCTGCTAGCGCTTTATACGACTGTTGCGAGCAGCACCACGATAACTGGCTATGGCGGACAAACCAACAACGGTCAGTCACTTTTTGCCCAAGATCCTTGGGACTATTGTCAATATTTGTCCGATAAAGAATTTGGCGCAGGCAAAGCTGAAATCAATGACATCAGCTTTCCGCGAAAAAACTGTAAAGGTGACAACTGCAAACTTGAGTGCGGCATCAACCCCAACAATTCCAAAAAAACCTTAATTTACAAGGCCACCAAACAAAGTCGTGTTTGCGGCATCAACCAAGTCTGGTCTGAAAAAGCTCAAATCTGCAGCAGCGGTAAATATACCTCAATCAACCAGGTCAATTATGGTGATCAGTCCGATCACATTTCTATGATCGAAGGCGCAAATTCTGCAACTGGTAATTTATTTCTTGTGGAGCCTGAACTCAAATGGGATTCAATTTACCACGGCATTCCCTTTAGCCGATTTTACAACAGTTCAATTTCTCAAGACATCGGTTTAGGTGCTGGCTGGAGCCATAGCTATAGTGCTCGGCTAAACATTGGCAAAACATCGATCAAAGTGACTCGCCCTGATGGCCAAAGTTATCGTGCTAAAAAGAAAAAACAGCGGTGGAAGTTACCAGATTACATCCATGCCCAGCTGAAAAAAAATAGTGATAATGGTTGGACGCTGGCGATGGATCGTAGAATCGAAAAATACAATACGAATGGTTTGCTAACCAGTGTCACGTTCCCTGGTCAGTCAGAAATAAAACTGAGTTACAAAAAAGTAGCTGAGAACAAATCAGGCAAAACCATGCGCTTGGATAAAATCAGCCAAACTGACACTAGCAGTTTGCAATTTGGCTATCAAGACAATCGGTTAAGCAAAATCTCCAGCAATAATTCCGATGTTGCTAACTTCATTTACAAAAATGGATTACTAAAACTGACCAACAATCAGCAATATAAATACAGTCAGCAGCTTCCAAAAAGAATCACATCAAGAACCCATTCAGGAAAAACACAAGGTTGGAAATATGATCAGCACGGGCGAGTCTCTCAAATCACTCGCCCGGGAAACAGCCCAATCAAACTGCGTTATTTGAAAGGCAACAAAACCCGCATCAAGGAAGATGACCAGCGACAAATTGTTAGCAACAAACTAGACAGTTTGTTGTGGTATCAAAAAGCAGCGCCATCTAAAGTGGTTAGCAAAAAACCTGCTCTAGGTTTGTGGCCCAAGCAATTAAAGTTCAATGGCGAAGATATTTACTTGGAAAGCCAAAACCAATGGCTGAGTCGTTACACCGACTCTCGCCGCGACTGGTTGTTTGAATATAACAGCCAACGGCTAGAAAATTTTATTCAAAAAGGCAAAACTATCACTTATCAGCAGGATGAAACTGGCCGTTTTTCTTCAGTAAAAATCGATGGTCAAGCAACGCTTGAGGTCAGCCAACACACAGAGCAAGGGCTGCCAGCAACACTCTCAAACAGCAACTATCAGCTGCAACTTGAGTATGACAATGCAGGCCGTTTGATTTCAGCTAAAGACCCTACCTTGCTATTGCAAATAAAATTTCAGGGTGATTATTTAAGTTCTGCCACTTTGAACGGTAATTCTTTGAGTTTTTTCAAAACCAACCAAGGCTGGCAGTGGGATGCTGGAGATCTTGGCAAGGTCACCGCGCAAACCAAGAAAGATTTATTGTCAGAAATTTCTGTGGATGGTGATCAGCAAAAAATCGATCAACAGTTTAAAAAACTCAGCCGAGTGATTACTCGATTAAGCCTACTCAGCGGCAGTTTTTTCTTTCCTGAATTACAGCAGAATAATCTAACGCCGTTGGTTTATAGCAACAAAGCATTTGCCAAAGCACTTCAGCCGCTGTTGTCGTTACGGCCTTACTTGTTCCTGACTAATAATCAATTGGGTTATTTGCCAGCTAACCGACAACTGAAAATGCGGGTGAATGGCGATAATTATACTTTGCAGTATCAAGCCACTGGCCAGCTGCAAAGCATTGTACAGCCTGATGGTCAGCAACAAGCCATGCCACAAAGATCAACCGATCGAGATACGTTAGGTCGTTTGATCAAACTGTCGCTTGAGCAGTCGCGAGCGAGCAATGCTGAACAACCGAACACTCAATCAACAAATGCGCAAACAACAAATACCAGCCGCAGTTATGTGTATCTACACAGCTTTTCTCTGGACGATCAATTAAGCGAAATTATTACTGATCAGCATAAATTATTGATTGATAAAGACGGTGACATTTCAGCTCAGTTAAAACAGTCTGAAAAAATCGCCCAAGTAGCGAATAAGAAAAAACGTTTGAAAGATCGAATGCTTAAACGCTACAACCGTTTAAAAGAAGACACGCCTGCACTCGATCCTACCGAGTTATCTCCTAAAGATCAGCAACTTTGGTGTTCCGGTGAATTCCGCTGGCAAGACAACCCAGAACTTAACCTGGAAAACTGGTTAAGTGATTGTCGGTAG
- a CDS encoding Hpt domain-containing protein encodes MTNTEDFSPLSWILPEIRKNLKQVQDQLENQADNPPPFKLESAIENLHQVHGCLRMVETDGSALLAEEMEQLAKALTTHKVETPEEGLLLLLQAVMQLPVYLEQVSERQADNPMVLLPLLNELRAVRKAPLLSESAVFNPSLAAAQRISLKSEDLPLASFEPVVRRLRLAYQVGLLRLIRGESADDWSSPMKIALERLDQLCGVHPMGQLWWVVQGVIESLQAGGTDQGTAIKLLLAQVDSQMRQLVQQGRGVMGGKPPEALMKSLLFYVARSTSDGSVVAELREAFNLHSSGASDAELEQARESLRAPDAEIQSIVAEGIREELAKIRSLTDMIAESRGTEEDPILLASKLQWLSDTLAMLGAVEPRQMVVDQLDAINMNQGELPQEMLNGIAEALVMVEATLDGKNTTNKEALAMHELSIAEAHVIREAMSSLESVRSSFTGWLREPSSQLQIDIDHLLTSIAGGLVMAGFDRAGQLLSELRNLWLNQLSQQEQISQQQQELIADILAGVDYFLERLLDSNRIHEKYLQEAEQSLVELGY; translated from the coding sequence GTGACAAATACCGAGGACTTCTCACCATTAAGCTGGATTCTCCCTGAAATCCGCAAGAACCTGAAACAGGTTCAGGATCAGTTAGAGAACCAAGCTGACAATCCTCCGCCGTTCAAGTTGGAGTCGGCCATTGAAAACCTGCATCAGGTTCATGGCTGTTTACGCATGGTTGAGACAGATGGATCCGCCTTGTTGGCTGAGGAAATGGAACAACTGGCCAAGGCTTTAACTACTCATAAAGTAGAAACGCCGGAAGAAGGTTTGTTGCTACTGTTGCAGGCGGTGATGCAGTTGCCGGTTTATCTGGAACAGGTTTCTGAGCGCCAAGCCGATAACCCAATGGTGTTGTTGCCACTATTAAATGAACTGCGCGCAGTTCGTAAGGCACCACTATTAAGCGAATCGGCGGTATTTAATCCATCACTAGCCGCTGCCCAACGCATCAGCTTAAAGAGTGAAGATTTACCGTTAGCTTCTTTTGAGCCAGTGGTGCGCCGATTACGTTTGGCTTATCAAGTCGGATTATTACGCCTGATACGAGGCGAATCGGCAGATGATTGGTCTTCACCGATGAAAATCGCTTTAGAACGACTAGACCAGTTGTGCGGCGTTCATCCAATGGGACAATTGTGGTGGGTGGTGCAAGGGGTGATTGAATCTTTGCAAGCAGGCGGTACTGATCAGGGCACAGCAATTAAATTGTTGCTAGCTCAGGTCGATAGCCAAATGCGTCAATTAGTACAGCAAGGCCGGGGTGTAATGGGCGGAAAACCACCAGAAGCACTAATGAAAAGTTTATTATTCTACGTTGCCAGAAGTACCAGTGATGGTTCGGTAGTGGCTGAATTACGTGAAGCCTTTAATTTGCATTCTAGTGGCGCCAGTGACGCTGAATTAGAGCAAGCGCGTGAATCATTGCGTGCTCCAGATGCTGAAATTCAATCGATTGTTGCTGAAGGTATTCGCGAAGAATTGGCCAAGATTCGTTCATTGACCGATATGATCGCTGAAAGCCGCGGTACAGAAGAAGATCCGATTCTCTTGGCGAGTAAGTTGCAATGGTTGTCTGATACCTTAGCAATGCTCGGTGCGGTTGAACCGCGCCAAATGGTGGTGGATCAACTCGATGCGATCAACATGAATCAGGGTGAGTTGCCCCAAGAAATGCTTAACGGAATTGCCGAAGCATTAGTGATGGTTGAAGCCACATTGGATGGTAAAAATACCACCAATAAAGAAGCGCTGGCGATGCACGAATTGTCGATCGCTGAAGCACATGTAATTCGCGAAGCGATGAGCAGCCTAGAAAGTGTCAGAAGCTCGTTTACTGGCTGGTTACGTGAACCATCTTCGCAGTTACAAATTGATATCGATCACTTGCTGACCAGTATCGCAGGTGGTTTGGTTATGGCCGGCTTTGACCGTGCCGGGCAGCTACTCAGCGAATTGCGCAATTTATGGTTGAATCAACTATCACAGCAAGAGCAGATCAGTCAGCAGCAGCAAGAATTGATTGCCGATATTTTGGCCGGCGTTGATTATTTCCTTGAGCGTTTGTTAGATAGCAATCGAATTCATGAGAAGTACTTGCAAGAAGCTGAGCAATCGCTGGTTGAGCTAGGTTATTAA
- a CDS encoding glutaredoxin family protein, which translates to MIIKLYTTLGCHLCEQMEQLVAQAAFEQSLDIHLQHVEISGDDQLEERYGIRIPVIQKPTGEELAWPVTLPQLIAFLT; encoded by the coding sequence ATGATTATTAAGTTGTATACCACGCTCGGCTGTCATCTATGCGAGCAAATGGAGCAATTGGTGGCTCAAGCAGCATTTGAGCAATCATTAGATATTCATCTGCAGCATGTTGAAATTAGCGGTGACGATCAGCTGGAAGAACGCTATGGCATTCGTATTCCGGTGATTCAAAAACCGACGGGCGAAGAGTTAGCTTGGCCAGTGACTTTACCGCAATTAATAGCATTTCTGACTTAA
- the dusA gene encoding tRNA dihydrouridine(20/20a) synthase DusA, with product MQQDVNSQYFYANGLPKRLISVAPMLDWTDRHDRYFLRLLSKNCWLYSEMVTTGAIIYGDKQRHLDFSECEQPIALQLGGSDPQDLAKCAKLGEAWGYNEINLNVGCPSDRVQSGAFGACLMAKPQLVSDCIKSMRDVVDIDVTVKHRIGIDDLDSYQLLCDFVGKVAESGCETFIVHGRKAILGGLSPKENRDIPPLKYDTVLQLKKDFPHLEIILNGGIQDLEQAKPFIGPLDGVMIGRAAYQSPWILSQCDSQIYGGEDQGYSRAQIIEKMLPYIDQHLARGGKLKHISRHLLGLFQGIPGARKWRRMISENAHLPQSNGKLLVDALDHVR from the coding sequence ATGCAACAAGACGTTAATTCACAATACTTTTATGCCAATGGTTTACCAAAACGGCTAATCAGTGTTGCTCCAATGCTCGACTGGACTGATCGACATGATCGTTATTTTTTACGACTGTTGAGCAAGAACTGTTGGTTATATAGCGAAATGGTCACCACTGGCGCCATTATTTATGGTGACAAACAACGTCATCTGGATTTTAGCGAGTGTGAGCAGCCAATCGCATTGCAGTTGGGCGGCAGTGATCCACAAGATTTGGCCAAGTGCGCCAAGTTGGGTGAAGCCTGGGGTTATAACGAAATTAACCTCAATGTTGGCTGTCCCAGTGATCGGGTTCAGTCCGGTGCCTTTGGTGCCTGTTTAATGGCCAAGCCGCAGCTGGTTTCTGACTGCATTAAAAGCATGCGTGATGTGGTCGATATTGATGTGACGGTGAAGCATCGTATTGGTATCGATGACTTAGATTCGTATCAGCTGTTGTGTGATTTTGTTGGCAAGGTGGCAGAAAGCGGCTGTGAAACATTCATTGTTCACGGCAGAAAAGCCATTTTAGGTGGTTTGTCGCCTAAGGAAAATCGAGATATTCCGCCGCTGAAGTACGATACGGTATTGCAGCTGAAAAAGGATTTCCCCCATCTGGAAATCATCCTTAACGGCGGCATTCAAGATCTTGAGCAGGCTAAGCCATTTATTGGTCCATTGGACGGTGTCATGATTGGCCGGGCGGCTTATCAATCACCGTGGATTTTATCCCAATGTGATTCACAAATTTATGGCGGGGAAGATCAAGGCTATTCACGTGCACAAATAATTGAAAAGATGTTGCCTTACATCGACCAGCACTTAGCCCGTGGTGGCAAGTTAAAGCATATTTCGCGTCATTTGTTAGGGCTGTTTCAGGGCATTCCTGGTGCTAGGAAATGGCGACGGATGATTAGTGAGAATGCACATTTGCCACAAAGTAATGGCAAGCTGTTAGTGGACGCACTTGATCACGTTCGCTAA
- a CDS encoding outer membrane lipoprotein-sorting protein, which translates to MKKQAFLLLMSATIVTSVTTSQVVLAETPQEKGLQIAVAADQHAAGWNDSQSDMKMVLRNAQGKESIRYLKVKALEIPDDGDKSLTIFNQPRDVKGTALLTFSHKEGDDDQWLYLPAVKRVKRIASRNKTGPFMGSEFAYEDMSSQEVDKYDYKYLRDEPCGEWTCYVMERFPKDKNSGYTRQTVWMDQAEYRLVKTEFYDRKKSLLKTLIIKGHQQYKDKFWRPAEMQMQNHQTGKSTVLEISNIKFDNGLSKKDFNKNSLKRIK; encoded by the coding sequence ATGAAAAAACAGGCGTTTTTGCTGCTAATGTCAGCAACTATTGTCACCTCTGTTACGACTTCTCAAGTTGTTCTGGCTGAAACTCCCCAAGAGAAAGGGCTACAAATTGCAGTGGCTGCTGACCAACATGCTGCTGGCTGGAACGACAGTCAGTCGGACATGAAAATGGTGCTGCGAAATGCCCAAGGTAAAGAAAGCATTCGTTATCTCAAGGTTAAGGCGTTGGAAATACCCGACGATGGTGATAAAAGCCTGACTATTTTCAATCAACCACGTGATGTAAAAGGCACCGCCTTACTGACTTTCTCCCATAAAGAAGGGGATGACGATCAATGGTTGTATTTGCCAGCGGTTAAGCGGGTCAAGCGGATCGCTTCTCGTAATAAAACCGGGCCGTTTATGGGTAGCGAGTTTGCCTATGAAGATATGAGTTCGCAGGAAGTCGATAAATACGATTATAAATATTTACGTGACGAGCCCTGTGGCGAATGGACTTGTTATGTAATGGAACGCTTCCCTAAAGATAAAAACTCAGGTTACACCCGGCAAACTGTCTGGATGGACCAAGCAGAATATCGTTTAGTGAAAACTGAGTTTTATGACCGCAAAAAATCTTTGCTGAAAACCCTCATTATTAAAGGGCATCAGCAGTATAAAGATAAATTTTGGCGTCCAGCTGAAATGCAAATGCAAAACCATCAAACTGGTAAAAGTACCGTGCTGGAAATCAGCAATATTAAGTTTGATAATGGTTTGTCAAAGAAAGATTTCAATAAGAATAGCCTGAAGCGGATCAAGTAA